Genomic DNA from Candidatus Methylomirabilota bacterium:
GCCGCCGCGGCGGAGCCGCTGATCCAGGAGACCGTCACCGCGCGGGGCGAGTCCATCTACGACTTCACCGTGCCGGTGCAGGTGGACGGCCGCAAGTGGGGCACGATCCGCGTCGGGCTCTCCAAGCAGCGCATGGACGCCGAGATCCGGAAGACCCGGCTCGAGCTCGGCGCGCTCACGCTCCTCACGCTGCTGCTCGGCGGCGCGGGCGCCGCCGTGATGGCGCGGCGGATCGCCGGCCCCATGCGCGAGCTCGCCGAGGGCGCCGCCGCGATCTCGCGGGGCGACCTCGCCCAGCGCATCGAGCCCTCCACCGCCGACGAGATCGGGCGGCTCGCGGCGGCGTTCAACCACATGGCGGTCGAGCTCGGCGAGCGGCGGCGGGCGCTCGAGGAGGCCCACCACGAGCTCCAGCGCCAGTTCGTCGAGCTGGCCGACCTCAAGAGCTACACGGACAACATCCTGGGCTCGCTCACGAACGGCATCGTCACCGTGGACCTCGACGGGCGCGTGGTGACGCTCAACGCCGCGGCCGAGCTGCTCACCGGGTTCTTCCGCGGCGAGGTGTCCGCCCGCTACTGCAGCGAGGTCTTCGCCCACACCCCGGAGCTCTCCGACATCCTCATGGAGACCCTGGCGAGCCGCGCGCCGATCACGGGGGTGAGCCTGACGTTCCGCCGCCGGAACGGCGGCATGGTGCCGATCGAGTTCAGCACCGCGCCGCTCAAGGGCGGCGAGGGCAAGGACCTCGGCGTCATCGGCATCTTCCGCGACCTCACGCTCGTCCGCCGCCTCGAGAGCGACCTGCGCCGCTCGGACCGGCTCGCCGCGCTCGGCACGCTCGCCGCCGGTCTCGCCCACGAGATCAAGAACCCGCTCACGGCGCTCGTCACCTTCAGCCGGCACCTGGAGCGCAGGTTCGATGACGTCCACTTCCGCGAGAAGTTCCAGAACGTGGTGCCGCGCGAGCTCGAGCGGATCAACGCGATCGTCGAGCGCCTGCTCGAGCTGGCCCGCCCGGCGCGGCTCCACTTCGCGCTCGTCCGCGTGCCGGCGGTCCTCGACAGCGTGGTGGAGCTGTACGCGAACCAGATCGACGGCCGGCGGATCGAGGTCGTCCGCGAGTACGCGCGCGACGTGCCGCCGATCCAGGCCGACCAGGAGGGGCTCTACCGCGTGGTCGTGAACCTCGTGGCGAACGCCCTCGAGGCGATGCCCGCGGGCGGCCGGCTCACGCTGCGCGCGGGCTGGAGCGAGAGCGGCGACGCGCCGACGGCCTGGCGCCGGCGCGGGCCGGACCGGCGGGTGAAGATCCAGGTGGAGGACACGGGCGGCGGCATCCCGGTGTCCGACAGCGACCGCGTCTTCAACCCCTTCTACACGAC
This window encodes:
- a CDS encoding ATP-binding protein, with the protein product MRLTSLRAKLLWGTVLVITLVMTGVFVVVEHRQRVAIIDEFQRRGEVLARNLGAISSGPLLLYNYTALEQNVARVAAEEDVVYALVLDGDGKVAAHSRHPERIGIAMEGAVHARAAAAAEPLIQETVTARGESIYDFTVPVQVDGRKWGTIRVGLSKQRMDAEIRKTRLELGALTLLTLLLGGAGAAVMARRIAGPMRELAEGAAAISRGDLAQRIEPSTADEIGRLAAAFNHMAVELGERRRALEEAHHELQRQFVELADLKSYTDNILGSLTNGIVTVDLDGRVVTLNAAAELLTGFFRGEVSARYCSEVFAHTPELSDILMETLASRAPITGVSLTFRRRNGGMVPIEFSTAPLKGGEGKDLGVIGIFRDLTLVRRLESDLRRSDRLAALGTLAAGLAHEIKNPLTALVTFSRHLERRFDDVHFREKFQNVVPRELERINAIVERLLELARPARLHFALVRVPAVLDSVVELYANQIDGRRIEVVREYARDVPPIQADQEGLYRVVVNLVANALEAMPAGGRLTLRAGWSESGDAPTAWRRRGPDRRVKIQVEDTGGGIPVSDSDRVFNPFYTTKEGGTGLGLALAHKIVEDHGGTLNFRSVRGLGTAFTVVLPLIPEPPPGAGLGDEAPR